Proteins found in one Panicum hallii strain FIL2 chromosome 4, PHallii_v3.1, whole genome shotgun sequence genomic segment:
- the LOC112891186 gene encoding 10 kDa prolamin-like: MAAKMFALFALLALCASASIATHVPGHLPPVMALGAMNPCMQYCMIQHPFVMNTCMQYCMMQQAFAMGSFASQASMMLQQPLALPLQQYWTPRMMPFQQCHCGAISQIIQQQQLPFMFNPMATMIPYVFFQQPFAGIPF; this comes from the coding sequence ATGGCAGCCAAAATGTTTGCACTGTTTGCACTTCTTGCTCTTTGTGCAAGCGCCAGTATTGCTACCCATGTACCAGGGCACTTGCCACCTGTGATGGCATTGGGCGCCATGAACCCATGCATGCAGTATTGCATGATACAACATCCTTTTGTGATGAACACATGCATGCAGTACTGCATGATGCAACAGGCATTCGCCATGGGCAGCTTTGCTTCACAAGCGTCAATGATGTTGCAGCAACCTTTGGCCTTACCGCTTCAGCAGTACTGGACTCCAAGGATGATGCCGTTTCAACAATGCCACTGTGGTGCCATCTCGCAGAttatacaacaacaacaactacCATTCATGTTCAACCCGATGGCTACAATGATCCCTTATGTGTTCTTCCAGCAGCCCTTTGCTGGCATTCCGTTCTAG